In a single window of the Catenulispora sp. GP43 genome:
- a CDS encoding rhomboid-like protein, giving the protein MRTGWVELAAIPAVLLVVYLLRTNTWASRHVRIGWNWLKAWARLAPFTTALSLLVVVHAWMLIGLSPRLRNAVLLTHSTTLAHLKKEPLTVLFGSAMWTDVNELVFMALTAFIYLAPLERWIGTWRTVLAFLAGHIGATLLIALWIEETVVLTPEQDRVYSRTIDVGISYGAYACAALLAYRLRWPYRLSVWSLMLAYLLYQASLKDFDAAVDYTPLGHLVAFGIGLSLYPLTRTDRARRRRGDPWIKIPRSTSTFSAGEPTSDNETTSLAR; this is encoded by the coding sequence ATGAGGACCGGCTGGGTAGAACTTGCCGCCATTCCGGCGGTGTTACTGGTCGTGTACCTCCTGCGCACCAACACCTGGGCCAGCCGGCATGTGCGCATCGGCTGGAACTGGCTCAAGGCCTGGGCCCGGCTGGCGCCGTTCACCACGGCGCTGTCGCTGCTGGTCGTGGTGCACGCCTGGATGCTGATCGGCCTGTCTCCGCGGCTGCGCAACGCGGTGCTGCTCACGCACTCCACCACGCTGGCGCACCTGAAGAAGGAGCCGCTGACGGTGCTGTTCGGCTCAGCGATGTGGACCGACGTCAACGAGCTGGTGTTCATGGCCCTGACCGCCTTCATCTACCTGGCGCCGCTCGAGCGCTGGATCGGCACCTGGCGCACCGTGCTGGCGTTCCTGGCCGGCCACATCGGCGCCACGCTCCTGATCGCGCTGTGGATCGAGGAGACGGTGGTCCTGACCCCCGAGCAGGACCGGGTCTACTCCCGCACCATCGACGTCGGCATCAGCTACGGCGCCTACGCGTGCGCCGCGCTGCTGGCCTACCGGCTGCGCTGGCCCTACCGCCTGTCGGTGTGGTCGCTGATGCTGGCCTACCTGCTCTACCAGGCCTCGCTGAAGGACTTCGACGCCGCGGTGGACTACACCCCGCTGGGGCACCTGGTCGCCTTCGGCATCGGGCTGTCCCTGTACCCGCTGACCAGAACTGATCGCGCGCGCCGGCGCAGAGGCGATCCGTGGATCAAGATCCCCCGTTCGACCTCGACGTTTTCAGCAGGCGAGCCGACGTCCGATAATGAGACCACGAGCCTGGCGCGGTGA